The following are encoded together in the Pseudomonas maumuensis genome:
- a CDS encoding HIT family protein, producing MFTLDSRLQEDSLVLGDLPLCRLLLSKDANYPWFILVPRRADITEVFELEDADQQQLWVETGALAEALKDAFAADKMNVAALGNVVSQLHMHVIVRHRGDAAWPAPVWGKVAAIGYTQEQLDVIRQQVRALLGESFKEA from the coding sequence AGGAAGATTCCCTGGTACTGGGCGACCTGCCGCTGTGCCGCCTGCTGCTGAGCAAGGATGCCAACTATCCGTGGTTCATTCTGGTGCCGCGTCGCGCCGATATCACCGAAGTGTTCGAACTCGAGGACGCGGACCAGCAGCAGTTGTGGGTCGAGACGGGTGCCCTGGCCGAGGCGTTGAAGGATGCCTTCGCCGCCGACAAGATGAACGTCGCGGCTTTGGGCAATGTGGTCAGCCAGCTGCACATGCATGTGATCGTGCGCCATCGCGGCGATGCAGCCTGGCCCGCCCCGGTTTGGGGCAAGGTAGCGGCCATCGGCTACACCCAGGAACAGCTCGACGTTATTCGCCAGCAAGTGCGCGCGCTACTGGGCGAGAGCTTCAAGGAGGCTTGA
- a CDS encoding SlyX family protein translates to MSQELEMRMIELETRQAFQDDSLQALNDVIVEQSRVIERLQLQMAELIKRYEEMAGQQGGGEEEAPPPHY, encoded by the coding sequence ATGTCGCAGGAACTGGAAATGCGCATGATCGAGCTGGAGACCCGCCAGGCCTTTCAGGATGACAGCTTGCAGGCGCTCAATGATGTGATTGTCGAACAGAGTCGAGTGATCGAGCGCTTGCAATTGCAGATGGCGGAGCTGATCAAGCGCTATGAGGAAATGGCCGGCCAGCAGGGCGGCGGAGAAGAGGAAGCGCCGCCGCCTCACTATTGA